The Oligoflexia bacterium nucleotide sequence TGCTGGTTTTATGAAAAGTGGTTTTTTCTTAATTGGTCACTATATTCTCTCAGCTGAACGTGAAGATAAAGTTTCAAACGTAACCACTACTTATAAAGAGGGTTCAGGATTTCAAGCTGATATCGGTTATATATTTATGGTTAGTTCTAAATTTGGTATTGCGCCTGAGATGCATTATCGCAGTGTTGAATTTAAAAAGAAAAAAGTGGGTTCTGGTGCAGAAGCTACACGTACTGTAAAAACAGTAGACTTGCAGCCATACATTGGTCTTTGGCTGATGTTTTAATAAGCTAATTCAATCTTATTGGTACTGGGCCTCACAGAAATGTGAGGCCCTTTTTTTTCTTGTGACGTAGGGGGTAAAGCAGCTAGCGTTAATCTGCGATGAAAATTCTTGTCACGGGTGGAAATGGATTTTTAGGAAGTTGGATAGTTCGTGCTCTAGTAAATAAGGGGCATGTTGTTCGCGTGCTGCATCGTAAGTCTAGTGTGATGAATTCATTAAAAAACATTTCATATGAATCAGCTCTTGGCGATGTCACAGAGTATTCAACTGTTCTTGAAGCTGCCTGTGGTATGGACGCTATTTTTCATGCAGCAGCAGTCATTGCATACTCACCCCTTGAGCGTACACTCATGGAAAGAGTTAATGTTTATGGTACAGAAAATGTTGTGCGTGCTGCGATCGATGCAAAGGTGCAGAAGTTTGTGCACACCAGCAGTGTAGTAGCAGTGGGTGCGACATTAGAGCCTCGTTTACTACATGAAGAGAGTCCTTATGAAATGTCGCAATATAATTTTGGTTATTATGAAACAAAGTTTCATGCTGAAGAATTAATTCGAAGTGCTGTGCGCTCTGGTAAACTTGATGCTGTCATTGTGAATCCTAGTATAATGTTTGGCCCTGGTGATGCCGTGAAGGGTTCACGTAAAACTCATCTCAAAGTTGCTAGTGGTTTAATACCCTTTTACCCCACAGGTGGGATCAACATCGCTGATGTAGAAGATGTTGTAGAGGGGCATATCTTAGCTCTAAAAAAAGGACGTGCTGGAGAAAGATATATTTTGGGCGGCGATAATATTTTAGTTAAAGACCTATTTGATTTGCTTGCCCAATTTGGAGGCCATCGTGCTCCGATGATTCCATTATCTAGTATTATACTTAGAAGTCTTGCTCGAGTGACAGAATTGGCTGAGAGATACAGTTATAAAATAAATATCCCCGTAGAATCAGCAATCGCTAGTACCATGTATCATTGGTATGATCTCTCCAAAGCTAGAAAAGAATTGGGCTACAACCCCAAACCCGCTTATGGCGCTGTCAAAAAAAGTGTTCAATGGTGTTTTGAAAATGGATATTTAACACCAGGGCCAAGACTCAAAATATAAAGGTGATTTCTGGATATCAAAGCCAATCTCGGTCAATTTATTCTCGCCAACACCCGCCGTCACGGTGAGCACCCAGCATTCATCGTAAAAACAGATAATGGCGAGCGGCGTGAACTTTCATATAACCAATTTAACGACATTGTTGCAAAAGTATCTCAGGCATTCAGGGCAAAATTTCCTCAAGAACCATTTCGCGTTGGCCTCTGGGGAGAAAATCGCATTGAGTGGTGTGCATTGGCATTTGGTGTTTGGCATGCAGGTGGCACTGTAGTGCCGCTGATGCATATAGCAACTGATTTGGAAATTCAAAATATTATCAAAGCCGCAAATCTTAATTGTCTTTTTATTTCACCAAAACTTAATAAAGATAGTGATTTTGAAGTACCTGAAGTTTTAAGCATGGATTTTAAAACTTCGCAGAATCAAAAAAGATCAACATTGGGAAATCTTATGCGAGATGCTCCCTATGATTTACCTGCACAATTAAAACACGGAACGCGTACACATCACGACGATATGGCCGTGCTCATTTTTACTTCGGGGACAACAGGTAATCCTAAAGGAGTGGTTTTAAGTCATCGTAATATTGTCAGTAATATTATAGCGACCTATGATCTGGTACCCAGTGTTGAAGGGGGGCGAGCCGTTAGTGTTTTGCCGCTTTCACATATGTTTGAACTAATTGCTGGTTTTACAATTGCTCATATTAAGGGCATTTGCGTGAGTTACCCAAATAGTCTTAAACCTGAAGATGTATTAGGTGAAATGAAGTTGCACAGAGCTACAATGCTAGCATCTGTGCCTTTATTTTTTGAAGTTATTGATCGAGCTATTCAAGAGAAATTAAATAGTTTGCCAATGATTATTCGTGGAATTCTTAATTTATGGCAACCATTAGTGCGAAAGTTTCCTTGGCTTGGAAAATTTATATTTCGTAAAGTACATAATATCTTTGGTGGGCATATTAAATTTTTTGTCACTGGTGGAGCCAAAATTGATTCTGAAATAGTGAGACGTTTTTATTCTCTAGGGCTTCCAGTACTTCAAGGTTACGGTTTAACAGAAACTTCACCGATACTTACCTTAACAACACTTGGTGATCACAATTATGCAAGTGTTGGCAAAGCCATTTCGTCTATCAAGATTAAAATTGAAAATCCAAACGCCAATGGTGAAGGTGAAATTTGTGTTTCAGGTGCAAGTGTTTTTTCAGGTTACCACGAAAATCAGGCAGCCACACTTGGGGTTTTAAAAGAAGGTTGGTTTCACACTGGTGATGTAGGTTTTGTTGATGAAGAGGGTTATCTTTATATTACAGGACGAGCAAAAGACATTATCGTTACAGCAAATGGGAAAAATGTTTATCCTGAAGAGCTTGAAGATATTTTAAGACCCTCGACACTTTTTAGCGAAATAACTGTGTTGGGGCTTAATTCGGGTAGGGGAGAAGTTGTTCATGCGGTTGTTGTTCCGTCATCACTTACACCTCAGGATCCACTTGAACAAAGAGAAGCCGTAATTCAAGAAATCGATCGACGCTGTTTAGCACTTTCTGATTACAAGCGTGTACAGAGTGTGAGTATCAGTTATGAAGAGTTACCGAAAACACCTACAAAAAAAGTGCGTAAACATTTGCTTAGAGAAATGGTCGTTCAAGGTAAGTTTGACAAAGGTGCGCAAACAAAATCTCGGGGCAGTAGAACTTTGCTTGATAAAAATATAGAAAATGAATCTTGGCTTTATAAGAAAATTTCTCTCATCACTAAAAAAACAGATTTATTCAAAGAAGCTGACCTTCGTCATGATCTAGGTATTGATTCGCTAACATTTATCGAGCTGATTTCTGCTCTTGAGACGTCTTAT carries:
- a CDS encoding NAD-dependent epimerase/dehydratase family protein, with protein sequence MKILVTGGNGFLGSWIVRALVNKGHVVRVLHRKSSVMNSLKNISYESALGDVTEYSTVLEAACGMDAIFHAAAVIAYSPLERTLMERVNVYGTENVVRAAIDAKVQKFVHTSSVVAVGATLEPRLLHEESPYEMSQYNFGYYETKFHAEELIRSAVRSGKLDAVIVNPSIMFGPGDAVKGSRKTHLKVASGLIPFYPTGGINIADVEDVVEGHILALKKGRAGERYILGGDNILVKDLFDLLAQFGGHRAPMIPLSSIILRSLARVTELAERYSYKINIPVESAIASTMYHWYDLSKARKELGYNPKPAYGAVKKSVQWCFENGYLTPGPRLKI
- a CDS encoding AMP-binding protein, coding for MLANTRRHGEHPAFIVKTDNGERRELSYNQFNDIVAKVSQAFRAKFPQEPFRVGLWGENRIEWCALAFGVWHAGGTVVPLMHIATDLEIQNIIKAANLNCLFISPKLNKDSDFEVPEVLSMDFKTSQNQKRSTLGNLMRDAPYDLPAQLKHGTRTHHDDMAVLIFTSGTTGNPKGVVLSHRNIVSNIIATYDLVPSVEGGRAVSVLPLSHMFELIAGFTIAHIKGICVSYPNSLKPEDVLGEMKLHRATMLASVPLFFEVIDRAIQEKLNSLPMIIRGILNLWQPLVRKFPWLGKFIFRKVHNIFGGHIKFFVTGGAKIDSEIVRRFYSLGLPVLQGYGLTETSPILTLTTLGDHNYASVGKAISSIKIKIENPNANGEGEICVSGASVFSGYHENQAATLGVLKEGWFHTGDVGFVDEEGYLYITGRAKDIIVTANGKNVYPEELEDILRPSTLFSEITVLGLNSGRGEVVHAVVVPSSLTPQDPLEQREAVIQEIDRRCLALSDYKRVQSVSISYEELPKTPTKKVRKHLLREMVVQGKFDKGAQTKSRGSRTLLDKNIENESWLYKKISLITKKTDLFKEADLRHDLGIDSLTFIELISALETSYGVRVPDEDFDKIHTVSDLLSRLEKAHQDMPVENKPEEVKNKKVFNYKNNNGFLMNTTRLWVHVFFIRPFLKIYFRFQVLGYETFKDVNNFIMTPNHSSHLDLLCVLSALPLSKLNQTYAVAADDYFFNHWFKSFIVRLVFNAIPFERKARVEKGFKVCEEILQNGGSLVIFPEGTRSISGKMVSFKPGVGRLLANQKFNAIPIYIKGAFDAFPKGASMPRPRKVSLYIGSPRHFIDEKIDLSGYQSVGLKLQGDVETLRDQLS